The sequence tttttatagttaaaatCAGTGACTAAACCTATTGAAACATCagaaatatttaaaattcttTCTAAACTTTTATTATCTCCACACCTAATAATGTAAGTCTTTATAAAAAGAATATATAATTATTGCTTCAAAATTTAATCATTATATGAAATGAAAGACATgtaattaagttaattaattagaTATATTGTGTTAGTTTTTTGAGGCTACGTAGAGTATAGTAGCTTAAATTTTCGACGAAAAAAGTAGTTACTATGAGGAGGGGGAAAAAGCAAGGATAACAGTTTCGATTTTTCAGTCATCATTGACCGTCCAAATAGTCCAAACATAATGTCCTTTTCATTCAGCAGCTTTCACAGACCACAAACTGTTAAAACCCATTTTTTGAGATCATAATTTAGATGTTGTCACTTTGTGTTGTGTTCTTTAAATACCATGACAGTTCTACCAGCAGCATAAAGTCGTGTATTAAAATTGAATTCATTTTCCTATActgatttctttctttttctttttctttttgtttatttatttattttatttcttttttgggTCTGGTTTCCTATGCTGATTTGAAGGTTAAGCTATACCTAAAACATGTGTTGGAAAGGGACTAATCCACACAACAGTGGGCCTATGCTCATATCTTTTTCTGGGCCTTAAAATCTAACTTTTATAATGATGACTGAAAAATCGAAACTGTTAATAAAGCAAGAATTTAGCTTGACCAAAGAATAAAGGGAGAGAAAGAAAGTAGCAACTAGCAAAGGTAGTAGAAGATATTAATCAACGTATAAAGAAACAATTTCTTTcagttatattatatataatatgccTCAATTTTGGTTTTACTTGCTCATCTGTTTCAACAATATTTCAGCTCTGTCCTCCAAGATAAATTAATACGCGaattttgttgatgattattgattAGGATGGTATATCCTATCAGTTTTTTTACTAATTATTCTCTAATAGATATTGGTTATACAAGTAATAATTAAAAACACGCACTAAGAGGATCAGAGCTTTAACTGTGACTAAACTCCAAACCAGGTTAATAAGTCCCTAGTAAATTAGTAATAGGTTAGGATAAACCAAAACTAACATCAAATAAACCTGACGAGGAATGCTAGGaggtcagcaacttttgtgatttgtagccatcaatgatggttttaatggtgtgagattggtgtgagatttcatccaatggctcacttttttttGCTAGTTACATGCtgaccagaatttaacaaagttgctgtcccctagacttttccttttttAAAAATGAGTGATTAGTGTCTAATAATATTGTAGGAATGGTGATCTAAAATAATGGGATAGATAGAACCTACAGAGGTCATGATATATGGTCAATACAAAGTTTATCCtaataaacaataaatcaatATGCATACACCATAGTACATAGAAGAATTGAACACATAATATGGGGTAGATTTCAAAAGCAAAACCAATGAGCATTACGCGAGTCCCTCCCAAAACACAAAACAGATGCAGGTTAAGCACACCAAAAGAGAGAGACGAATTCCCTATGTATGTTCACCAAAATCTACTGTTGTTTGACATTCTTATCTTCCACTTGTTCCCCTGTGCTCTTTGGCTTTGCAGGGAGGACCTTGGCCGGCGTTGAACGCTCCGACTGTGAGAACATAATCAAGATTTGCATGAGGCCAGTAACGACTGCCAAACTAGCAGTTGAAATTGCAATACCCTTCCAGGATGATAGTAGCGAAGTCCATCGGAGAAACTTGACGGCTCCCGTAACAATCAGACCAGACCAAGATATGGTTACCTGTTCCCAACATAAGGTTAGAAGGTTCTTTAGATAAATATCCAAGGGGAAAGAGAACACGAGAAAAGGATAACCGATAAATATGGACGTTGAAGGGTTAGAAATATGGATGGAGTAACCTACCAGAAGAGATTTTTTTGGCCGACCAGTATCCTGCAGCTCTTTATCACTAAAAGTATCTTCAGCTATATGTTTGTCTAATAATGCATCCTGGTGTGCCCCGTGGTTAACATTGAAAGAATGATTTACATATATTATCAACCGAGGATGTTGAAATCAAGCGGAAAAAAAGGAAATCTAATCAGCACCCACCTTGGCAACAAACACATCTCGACACCATTGAGCAACAGCTTCATCTGTTTCTGGCAATTCATTCATCAAATGGCGCTTGATGTGAACTTGCACCTACAGTATTAAAAATGAAGGAAATTTTATTATACAAGTANNNNNNNNNNNNNNNNNNNNNNNNNNNNNNNNNNNNNNNNNNNNNNNNNNNNNNNNNNNNNNNNNNNNNNNNNNNNNNNNNNNNNNNNNNNNNNNNNNNNNNNNNNNNNNNNNNNNNNNNNNNNNNNNNNNNNNNNNNNNNNNNNNNNNNNNNNNNNNNNNNNNNNNNNNNNNNNNNNNNNNNNNNNNNNNNNNNNNNNNNNNNNNNNNNNNNNNNNNNNNNNNNNNNNNNNNNNNNNNNNNNNNNNNNNNNNNNNNNNNNNNNNNNNNNNNNNNNNNNNNNNNNNNNNNNNNNNNNNNNNNNNNNNNNNNNNNNNNNNNNNNNNNNNNNNNNNNNNNNNNNNNNNNNNNNNNNNNNNNNNNNNNNNNNNNNNNNNNNNNNNNNNNNNNNNNNNNNNNNNNNNNNNNNNNNNNNNNNNNNNNNNNNNNNNNNNNNNNNNNNNNNNNNNNNNNNNNNNNNNNNNNNNNNNNNNNNNNNNNNNNNNNNNNNNNNNNNNNNNNNNNNNNNNNNNNNNNNNNNNNNNNNNNNNNNNNNNNNNNNNNNNNNNNNNNNNNNNNNNNNNNNNNNNNNNNNNNNNNNNNNNNNNNNNNNNNNNNNNNNNNNNNNNNNNNNNNNNNNNNNNNNNNNNNNNNNNNNNNNNNNNNNNNNNNNNNNNNNNNNNNNNNNNNNNNNNNNNNNNNNNNNNNNNNNNNNNNNNNNNNNNNNNNNNNNNNNNNNNNNNNNNNNNNNNNNNNNNNNNNNNNNNNNNNNNNNNNNNNNNNNNNNNNNNNNNNNNNNNNNNNNNNNNNNNNNNNNNNNNNNNNNNNNNNNNNNNNNNNNNNNNNNNNNNNNNNNNNNNNNNNNNNNNNNNNNNNNNNNNNNNNNNNNNNNNNNNNNNNNNNNNNNNNNNNNNNNNNNNNNNNNNNNNNNNNNNNNNNNNNNNNNNNNNNNNNNNNNNNNNNNNNNNNNNNNNNNNNNNNNNNNNNNNNNNNNNNNNNNNNNNNNNNNNNNNNNNNNNNNNNNNNNNNNNNNNNNNNNNNNNNNNNNNNNNNNNNNNNNNNNNNNNNNNNNNNNNNNNNNNNNNNNNNNNNNNNNNNNNNNNNNNNNNNNNNNNNNNNNNNNNNNNNNNNNNNNNNNNNNNNNNNNNNNNNNNNNNNNNNNNNNNNNNNNNNNNNNNNNNNNNNNNNNNNNNNNNNNNNNNNNNNNNNNNNNNNNNNNNNNNNNNNNNNNNNNNNNNNNNNNNNNNNNNNNNNNNNNNNNNNNNNNNNNNNNNNNNNNNNNNNNNNNNNNNNNNNNNNNNNNNNNNNNNNNNNNNNNNNNNNNNNNNNNNNNNNNNNNNNNNNNNNNNNNNNNNNNNNNNNNNNNNNNNNNNNNNNNNNNNNNNNNNNNNNNNNNNNNNNNNNNNNNNNNNNNNNNNNNNNNNNNNNNNNNNNNNNNNNNNNNNNNNNNNNNNNNNNNNNNNNNNNNNNNNNNNNNNNNNNNNNNNNNNNNNNNNNNNNNNNNNNNNNNNNNNNNNNNNNNNNNNNNNNNNNNNNNNNNNNNNNNNNNNNNNNNNNNNNNNNNNNNNNNNNNNNNNNNNNNNNNNNNNNNNNNNNNNNNNNNNNNNNNNNNNNNNNNNNNNNNNNNNNNNNNNNNNNNNNNNNNNNNNNNNNNNNNNNNNNNNNNNNNNNNNNNNNNNNNNNNNNNNNNNNNNNNNNNNNNNNNNNNNNNNNNNNNNNNNNNNNNNNNNNNNNNNNNNNNNNNNNNNNNNNNNNNNNNNNNNNNNNNNNNNNNNNNNNNNNNNNNNNNNNNNNNNNNNNNNNNNNNNNNNNNNNNNNNNNNNNNNNNNNNNNNNNNNNNNNNNNNNNNNNNNNNNNNNNNNNNNNNNNNNNNNNNNNNNNNNNNNNNNNNNNNNNNNNNNNNNNNNNNNNNNNNNNNNNNNNNNNNNNNNNNNNNNNNNNNNNNNNNNNNNNNNNNNNNNNNNNNNNNNNNNNNNNNNNNNNNNNNNNNNNNNNNNNNNNNNNNNNNNNNNNNNNNNNNNNNNNNNNNNNNNNNNNNNNNNNNNNNNNNNNNNNNNNNNNNNNNNNNNNNNNNNNNNNNNNNNNNNNNNNNNNNNNNNNNNNNNNNNNNNNNNNNNNNNNNNNNNNNNNNNNNNNNNNNNNNNNNNNNNNNNNNNNNNNNNNNNNNNNNNNNNNNNNNNNNNNNNNNNNNNNNNNNNNNNNNNNNNNNNNNNNNNNNNNNNNNNNNNNNNNNNNNNNNNNNNNNNNNNNNNNNNNNNNNNNNNNNNNNNNNNNNNNNNNNNNNNNNNNNNNNNNNNNNNNNNNNNNNNNNNNNNNNNNNNNNNNNNNNNNNNNNNNNNNNNNNNNNNNNNNNNNNNNNNNNNNNNNNNNNNNNNNNNNNNNNNNNNNNNNNNNNNNNNNNNNNNNNNNNNNNNNNNNNNNNNNNNNNNNNNNNNNNNNNNNNNNNNNNNNNNNNNNNNNNNNNNNNNNNNNNNNNNNNNNNNNNNNNNNNNNNNNNNNNNNNNNNNNNNNNNNNNNNNNNNNNNNNNNNNNNNNNNNNNNNNNNNNNNNNNNNNNNNNNNNNNNNNNNNNNNNNNNNNNNNNNNNNNNNNNNNNNNNNNNNNNNNNNNNNNNNNNNNNNNNNNNNNNNNNNNNNNNNNNNNNNNNNNNNNNNNNNNNNNNNNNNNNNNNNNNNNNNNNNNNNNNNNNNNNNNNNNNNNNNNNNNNNNNNNNNNNNNNNNNNNNNNNNNNNNNNNNNNNNNNNNNNNNNNNNNNNNNNNNNNNNNNNNNNNNNNNNNNNNNNNNNNNNNNNNNNNNNNNNNNNNNNNNNNNNNNNNNNNNNNNNNNNNNNNNNNNNNNNNNNNNNNNNNNNNNNNNNNNNNNNNNNNNNNNNNNNNNNNNNNNNNNNNNNNNNNNNNNNNNNNNNNNNNNNNNNNNNNNNNNNNNNNNNNNNNNNNNNNNNNNNNNNNNNNNNNNNNNNNNNNNNNNNNNNNNNNNNNNNNNNNNNNNNNNNNNNNNNNNNNNNNNNNNNNNNNNNNNNNNNNNNNNNNNNNNNNNNNNNNNNNNNNNNNNNNNNNNNNNNNNNNNNNNNNNNNNNNNNNNNNNNNNNNNNNNNNNNNNNNNNNNNNNNNNNNNNNNNNNNNNNNNNNNNNNNNNNNNNNNNNNNNNNNNNNNNNNNNNNNNNNNNNNNNNNNNNNNNNNNNNNNNNNNNNNNNNNNNNNNNNNNNNNNNNNNNNNNNNNNNNNNNNNNNNNNNNNNNNNNNNNNNNNNNNNNNNNNNNNNNNNNNNNNNNNNNNNNNNNNNNNNNNNNNNNNNNNNNNNNNNNNNNNNNNNNNNNNNNNNNNNNNNNNNNNNNNNNNNNNNNNNNNNNNNNNNNNNNNNNNNNNNNNNNNNNNNNNNNNNNNNNNNNNNNNNNNNNNNNNNNNNNNNNNNNNNNNNNNNNNNNNNNNNNNNNNNNNNNNNNNNNNNNNNNNNNNNNNNNNNNNNNNNNNNNNNNNNNNNNNNNNNNNNNNNNNNNNNNNNNNNNNNNNNNNNNNNNNNNNNNNNNNNNNNNNNNNNNNNNNNNNNNNNNNNNNNNNNNNNNNNNNNNNNNNNNNNNNNNNNNNNNNNNNNNNNNNNNNNNNNNNNNNNNNNNNNNNNNNNNNNNNNNNNNNNNNNNNNNNNNNNNNNNNNNNNNNNNNNNNNNNNNNNNNNNNNNNNNNNNNNATCAGTAAAAGTTAAGGAGGGAAGCTTAAGCCCTCAGGAACTGGAGTAATAGACAGTGTAGACCCTCCATAACGAGACATTAACAAAGAAATGCAGCAGGACTTTGGAAGATAAGGTAGCCTCTTAATAATGTACAACAAAGCAAAAGCTAAACACAAGCATGATCCAATCCTGTCAACATCTACAAAATCACTCCCCTCAATATTCCAGACTCCAATCAGCAGACATGTAAATCATTCAGCCAACTGAGTATCTAGATAGAAAACTATGGATCTTTGATAAAGGAAATTAGGGATATAGCCTTAAATTCCATGTAAGCGCATCTCCAGAAATAGCAGGAAATTTCAAAAGTTCAACTCTATCCACAATGGAAGAAAACTAGGCCATATGCAATAGACTCTGTATATTAAACTATTAACAAGCTTTTTTCATGGCTTCCGTTAGCCCAAAGCAGTTAGAGTAATACCTTAGTAATATACAGAATGTTACAATTAGAAAAAGTAACTAGCACACACAGATCGTTTATAACATGGCTTTTGGTGTCCATATATAATTCCTAATTTTTAGTAATATAAGTTAATTTCTGCAGTTGCATTTTCTGCCCATGATTGCTAGTTAGAGACTAACATTACAAGATAGCCACAAGGAAAGCAAAACAGTTCAGCTTTAGGCATCTTCAAGTGTAATTGTTTCGAAATCGTAATTTTAATTGTCTTACCACTGAGGGTTGCCCTTTTAAGAGTCTAAGCATTGTAGGGGTGGGTGAACACTTGGGGATAGCCACTGTTACGTCATAAATGGCAGGAACAAATGAGCGCATGTGACTTACTGCTGAAACAAATCCCTGAAAGCAATAAATTACAAGTAAGAGCAACCAACAAAAAAGAGTAGGACCAAAACCAGCCATGTTATCATCAATCAAACTACTATTCCCtggaaaacaataataacaattaaaTTGCCCTTGCTTGGGTTTTCTCTCAAGTCCATCAAGTGTGAACCCTATTGCAGAACACCCACATAGCTTCCCAAGAAAACCTAACCTTTGACCTAATAAAACCCAAAGTATTGTCTAGCCTCTCAATTTGGTGTAGTCATGGTACAGAATAGAGAAAGAGCAGAGCAACCATTTATAATTACTCTTGGAAGCTAAAGTGATCCCAAAAATATTACAAGTAACAAATAACAAATCTTTTCTCATAAACTGTCAGCAACCTAATTATAagcaaaattataataaaataatttcattgTCAATCCTGCTAAGATTTGCATATGCTAAACTTGACCACATTAAATTTCATTCAGCATAGCTCCAATATCTGGAAGGAAAAAGCAAAGGATGAAGACAAATGTTAAAGATAAGATCTATATCTCACCTTAGTTCTAGGAATCAAAACATTTCTAGGAATAGGCAATCCAGCAGAGGCTGCATATTCTTGAGCAGCTAATAGTTTAGCTTGTGTGAAGCGTGTTCCTTCTACAAAGAGAGCCAACCAAAACGGAAGAGGAAAATCGCTCAGTCGCTGGATGCCTGACTGCATTTATGATAAATGAAACATTCAAATGAAATTCCCAAATATAATCAACAAGCTTTCGCATCTTGAGAGAAAAAGGTAGAGAGGGGAGTTATAGTCTTTTAACATATGCATAGGTAAGAAGAAATCATTGATATAACAAACAAGCACAAAAATCTATTATGAGTACAGCATATAAATGAATTGTATGTATTATAGTGAATCATACCTTTAATGTGCTCTCATCCTTGGCCCAGCTTCTCTCTAGGAAAAGATACTCAGAAAACCACATTGACCAACCAATGACCTGCATGAGTAGAGCTTAGCAGATAGCCCAACATTGACAGTAATACTTGTGATATCAAAAGCAAAATACAACCTTCTAAGTTTATATTCATGACAAGCACGAGCGGAAAAGTATTCCTAGGTCATAAAATACTTGAATACTAGATATATTTGTTTCATCAAAGAACGTAAACTGCACCCACTAGGTCATTAGGTTTAAAGAACATAAAGGGAAAATCATGGCATGACAGTATATTGAAAAGCTAAGGATTAAAATCCTCTAGAGTGCAAGGGGCACTTTAAGACCATTTCTTCGTAATAACTTAATATAAACAATCATGCAATCATTTTCTTTAAAAAGTTCATGTCATGATGAAGCATACCGGCAgaaactttgaagatttcttcaTCACAGCTAAAGTACTGCCAAGGCAACCTGAGCGCTGTTCAATAACAATAAATAATCAATCAGCAACCGAAGCACCCAAAAATgccaataaaaaaaattgatcaaATACCATGTCTTATCGTAGCACACACATAAGAGTATACATATCCTTCTATCCCACACCCATGGTACTAAAATTTCAAATAATTCACACTTCTAAAATGAAATAAGCTATTTTTTTAACACACACAGTTTGTTTCAACTTGCTTGTGCTGAAGATGTGGAAAGGTCATACAAATAAGACAATCACCTGAGctaaaacccatccaacaagccAATCAATATCACTTCTGTGATTGCATATGACAAGGGCATGCTCTTTACCTGGAAATTTCAAAATAAGAATCATATTATTGATACACAAATTTCACAATAAACTTCCCCAACTCCTTTCTGGTATGCAAGCATACATCCGTAATACAAAAAGGCCAAATACACAGGGTAACAAAATACTTGCCCATCAATTGGAACGTTTCATGATCTGTGAATACTTCAACCTGAAGGGAAAATGTTACAGAAGAAAGCTTTAATCATTCTGAATGCAACAGAATAAACTTAACCAAAAGAAATGTGGCTTTCAAATTACCGGTTTTCTTCCATTTATAATGTTTCTTGAAACTATCAAACAACCTAAGATATATTAGTTTTGACATTTGATTCAATTTTAGTATTAGAATCAATGGAAGCATGTTTATTTCCCAATGAAACAACCTTGGCTGGAACATCTNNNNNNNNNNNNNNNNNNNNNNNNNNNNNNNNNNNNNNNNNNNNNNNNNNNNNNNNNNNNNNNNNNNNNNNNNNNNNNNNNNNNNNNNNNNNNNNNNNNNNNNNNNNNNNNNNNNNNNNNNNNNNNNNNNNNNNNNNNNNNNNNNNNNNNNNNNNNNNNNNNNNNNNNNNNNNNNNNNNNNNNNNNNNNNNNNNNNNNNNNNNNNNNNNNNNNNNNNNNNNNNNNNNNNNNNNNNNNNNNNNNNNNNNNNNNNNNNNNNNNNNNNNNNNNNNNNNNNTTTGTGCACAACATGAATTAACtcatgaaaaatgaaaaaaatgcaCCTCCtaaggagaaggtagagatgatCAGGCCAAAAGGTTAACGTTACATATTCATAACAAAGAAATTCATTTTAAACATAATATAGAGACCCAAGCCAATATCTGCTTCTACTGTATATAATGGGGATTGAACTCAAAGCTTCCTAATTATAATACAAGATATTTAACATCTTGACTAATTTCACATTTGTTAATATTATACATATTTAATAAACAAAAGGGTGAATTAGACCCTATTAATACAATAGTCTTTTAGAATGTTGCAAGGAAAGTGCAAAACAATGCTTTGTTCTGGTAAACAATCAACTAAATTAGTAGACAGTTACTGTGCATAGAAAAATATTGCAGAGGACATGGTACTGGTTTACCTTAACACCAGCCCACCAATCAATAAGCCATACAAGTTCCAGCCACAACAATTCTGCAACTACACGGTTGATCCGCCTGTGCAGATTCTTTGACAGAGGCCGTACAAGAACATAAGATACTGCCTGAGACAAGATA is a genomic window of Arachis ipaensis cultivar K30076 chromosome B06, Araip1.1, whole genome shotgun sequence containing:
- the LOC107645453 gene encoding 1-acyl-sn-glycerol-3-phosphate acyltransferase 2, producing the protein MGIAAAAVVVPFGLLFFTSGLAVNLIQAVSYVLVRPLSKNLHRRINRVVAELLWLELVWLIDWWAGVKVEVFTDHETFQLMGKEHALVICNHRSDIDWLVGWVLAQRSGCLGSTLAVMKKSSKFLPVIGWSMWFSEYLFLERSWAKDESTLKSGIQRLSDFPLPFWLALFVEGTRFTQAKLLAAQEYAASAGLPIPRNVLIPRTKGFVSAVSHMRSFVPAIYDVTVAIPKCSPTPTMLRLLKGQPSVVQVHIKRHLMNELPETDEAVAQWCRDVFVAKDALLDKHIAEDTFSDKELQDTGRPKKSLLVTISWSGLIVTGAVKFLRWTSLLSSWKGIAISTASLAVVTGLMQILIMFSQSERSTPAKVLPAKPKSTGEQVEDKNVKQQ